In [Leptolyngbya] sp. PCC 7376, a genomic segment contains:
- a CDS encoding molybdopterin-dependent oxidoreductase has translation MIFLRKIAALAIAFFLLTSCTPEPQKQQPMVTIIRPADFVKQEAIPLPETEPILTVTGKIQATNQDEALYLDRQTIEQLQIVEYKIFDLFENQQVTFEGVLFNDLMDLWQIQPDATLLEIKALNDYTISVPIQTTREIPILFALKQEGRYMERNYRGPAMLIVPPFENKPEIEITRQAFWIRQIESISVS, from the coding sequence ATGATCTTTCTCCGTAAAATAGCAGCCTTGGCGATCGCCTTTTTTCTATTGACAAGCTGTACTCCAGAACCCCAAAAACAACAGCCAATGGTCACCATTATTCGACCTGCAGATTTTGTAAAACAGGAAGCGATTCCACTACCAGAAACAGAGCCTATACTAACGGTTACGGGTAAAATTCAAGCGACAAACCAAGACGAGGCACTGTATCTGGATCGCCAGACAATCGAGCAACTCCAGATTGTCGAATATAAAATCTTTGATCTTTTTGAAAATCAGCAAGTGACATTCGAAGGAGTATTATTCAATGACCTGATGGATCTTTGGCAAATTCAACCCGATGCAACTTTGTTAGAAATCAAAGCTCTGAACGATTACACTATTAGCGTACCTATCCAAACCACCCGAGAAATTCCCATCCTTTTTGCATTAAAGCAAGAGGGGAGATATATGGAGAGAAATTATCGAGGTCCTGCGATGCTCATTGTTCCGCCTTTCGAGAACAAACCAGAGATAGAAATCACACGACAGGCTTTTTGGATTAGGCAAATTGAATCAATCTCGGTTTCCTGA
- a CDS encoding PepSY domain-containing protein, whose amino-acid sequence MTVDCQAERTTMALNKRFLRKLHRSLVPIMVAPLLITVLSGTLFQLAALSGRGIDFLWLLNLHKGNLGFMNLERIYPFLNGLGLLLLIVSGAVMWWTTRPKKRQST is encoded by the coding sequence TTGACCGTCGACTGTCAGGCAGAACGCACCACTATGGCTTTGAATAAAAGGTTTCTCCGTAAACTACATCGCAGTTTAGTGCCGATTATGGTGGCACCGTTATTGATTACTGTATTGTCTGGCACTCTATTTCAGCTTGCTGCATTATCGGGTCGAGGGATTGATTTTCTTTGGCTACTGAATCTCCATAAAGGGAACTTAGGCTTTATGAATTTGGAACGTATTTATCCCTTTCTAAATGGGTTGGGCTTGTTGCTATTGATTGTGAGTGGGGCAGTGATGTGGTGGACAACGCGCCCGAAAAAACGGCAGAGCACATGA
- the pheA gene encoding prephenate dehydratase has translation MVIKIAHLGPAGTNAEAAAFTYQEWLQREQPQDVILAPCQNIAQSLYSLAQDDVDLAVVPIENSIQGSVAISLDLVWELHPLSICHQIILPIYHSLISFAPDFEHIKTVHSHPQALAQCQRWLETHIPHAPLIEENSTTKILQHLEGQPDIAAIASPRAAQLYKLPMLAETINDSPENCTRFWVLGKTSQSEGEVISLAFTLPAKIPGVLVDALEVFARRKINLSRIESRPTKKSLGEYLFFVDLDGCLSDQTVKDALQELQAHTEILKIFGNYRTIPQAIPA, from the coding sequence ATGGTCATCAAAATCGCCCATTTAGGTCCAGCTGGGACAAACGCAGAAGCGGCAGCGTTTACGTATCAGGAATGGTTGCAGCGCGAACAGCCGCAGGATGTGATTCTGGCGCCCTGTCAGAATATTGCCCAAAGTTTGTATAGCTTGGCGCAGGACGATGTTGATTTAGCGGTTGTCCCGATTGAAAACTCGATTCAAGGGTCGGTGGCAATTTCTCTTGATCTCGTGTGGGAGCTGCATCCCCTCTCGATTTGTCATCAAATTATTCTGCCAATTTATCATTCGCTAATTTCGTTTGCGCCAGATTTTGAGCACATTAAAACGGTGCATTCCCATCCACAGGCGCTCGCGCAATGCCAACGTTGGTTAGAGACCCATATTCCCCATGCACCTTTAATTGAAGAAAATTCGACGACGAAAATTTTGCAACATCTCGAAGGGCAGCCAGATATTGCGGCGATCGCCTCCCCCCGGGCAGCACAACTCTACAAATTGCCGATGCTGGCGGAAACGATTAATGATTCCCCAGAAAATTGCACCCGCTTTTGGGTCTTAGGCAAAACGTCCCAGTCTGAGGGAGAAGTAATTTCCTTAGCTTTTACCCTGCCAGCCAAAATCCCCGGTGTTTTAGTCGATGCCCTTGAAGTTTTTGCTCGCCGAAAAATTAATCTCAGCCGAATTGAGTCTCGTCCCACCAAGAAATCGCTAGGAGAATACTTGTTTTTTGTTGATCTGGATGGTTGCCTTAGCGATCAAACGGTGAAAGATGCCCTTCAGGAATTGCAAGCCCATACAGAGATTCTGAAGATTTTTGGTAACTATCGCACTATCCCCCAAGCCATTCCTGCATAA